From the Priestia koreensis genome, one window contains:
- the essA gene encoding type VII secretion protein EssA, which yields MVLLFLPIHTVYAADDIDRLKPNEYKKNDLEYDPNSLRQGDEIQNLPEEFQGLDFKRTKKKEENELNAQLFKDTGKKKTTLASQVKELHLFSAPPVSVRGGAESVASSKVSSTLKWTLGGVLFISIILLFALLLPRILRTLEK from the coding sequence ATGGTCCTTCTCTTTTTACCTATTCATACGGTCTATGCGGCTGACGATATTGACCGCCTTAAGCCAAATGAATACAAGAAAAACGACCTTGAATATGATCCAAATTCACTTCGTCAAGGAGATGAAATTCAAAATCTCCCGGAAGAGTTTCAAGGGCTTGATTTTAAGCGCACAAAGAAAAAAGAAGAAAATGAACTAAACGCGCAGCTGTTTAAAGATACAGGAAAAAAGAAAACAACGCTTGCTTCGCAGGTAAAAGAGCTTCATTTGTTTTCCGCTCCACCTGTATCCGTTCGAGGCGGGGCGGAAAGTGTCGCTTCCTCAAAGGTATCCTCCACGCTCAAGTGGACGTTAGGCGGCGTGCTGTTCATTAGTATCATTCTATTGTTCGCTTTGCTTCTACCAAGAATATTGCGGACATTAGAGAAATAG
- a CDS encoding YwqH-like family protein, with protein sequence MGVAHELEAISQSISAKVAEINEKIQRLETAKKDILEEKTISMNELKLVTNPELGESWTGERATKFDKDRSSAKKELNRILTDDYEEYITSIDNQISLLEFERSGLNKLSFLAHETSVLAEKGSAMMDKIQHEGQEAVESVRNQGEKLMSEVASKISFIKGSL encoded by the coding sequence GTGGGTGTTGCACATGAACTAGAAGCAATATCACAGTCGATTTCGGCAAAAGTAGCCGAAATCAATGAAAAAATTCAGCGTCTTGAAACGGCAAAAAAAGATATTTTAGAAGAAAAAACAATTTCGATGAATGAGCTCAAGCTTGTGACGAATCCAGAGCTTGGAGAGAGCTGGACAGGTGAACGCGCGACGAAATTTGATAAAGATCGATCAAGTGCTAAAAAAGAACTAAATCGTATTTTAACAGATGATTACGAGGAGTATATAACATCGATTGATAATCAAATAAGTTTGCTTGAATTTGAACGAAGTGGTCTCAACAAGCTAAGCTTCCTAGCGCATGAAACGAGTGTGCTAGCTGAAAAAGGATCTGCGATGATGGATAAAATTCAGCATGAGGGACAAGAAGCAGTTGAAAGTGTCCGAAATCAAGGAGAAAAGCTCATGTCAGAAGTCGCGAGCAAAATTAGTTTTATTAAAGGGAGTCTGTGA
- a CDS encoding DUF5344 family protein, whose amino-acid sequence MSTIIKLDYKAVTSEIKSVASAKDSISFPEFSADEIGKNVLDITTKWKEQEVAISNLVTQYIQVLTKNLEDTQKNVDLLKEQDESMVRN is encoded by the coding sequence ATGTCAACGATAATTAAATTGGACTACAAAGCGGTGACAAGTGAGATTAAGAGCGTTGCGTCAGCTAAAGACAGCATTTCGTTCCCCGAATTCAGCGCTGACGAAATTGGTAAAAACGTATTAGACATTACGACGAAGTGGAAAGAACAAGAAGTGGCGATCTCAAATCTTGTCACACAATACATTCAAGTATTAACGAAGAATTTAGAAGACACGCAAAAAAACGTAGATTTGTTAAAAGAACAGGATGAATCAATGGTTCGTAACTAA
- a CDS encoding T7SS effector LXG polymorphic toxin, translated as MQNAIYEASTLSAAAKERVVAYTSLKDQIKRLKTSFQGITSLENDFKGKGANNIKAFYKAHIEIADQWLNLIETHIAFFKTVHTKMAEAHLAGETFVAVPFLEQNLDASTKQAKKMVADQKDALQGIFHQIDDILSLSVFSSEQYDKHIDDSDTKRLHTIEAVDELDQDLVGDYDKMKQFYDVVNKNIQALINATKQNGSASPMFFNSKSYHASEAYQLTKGADAEAVAYVKEKKAERKAHADRIKAKKEAALEKKRLAEEAKRREELGFLAPFADAWDDVSGGVQHAAHATKDTWDAGVDKVKKGTEYVVETAEKSWDGFSDGAGDAIGDTWHDAVQLVTHPIETGKNIAKGAKAVWDDPTGVAKSIGQSIAKSWNEQIVHGDAESRAHALSYIATSVAIGVLGTKGVDKVSKVSKLEKLSKLSKATKSHTEAIANRTQTKLEALLRNPNSLEDRLVGEGYWTASRQGDNLPSNRNETPPANNRRSVDPPKTRIVVEKVSKAQLESMKNKKGAQYKVDGNRKIERVESTKGTGKVDLTKTTNPEDFLDEVMKRQGLDELPGRFKEKWVDGDYKYEIRAHEAETQYGKSGSIYRVGRQKPGNGTEYMDSNGKWHHESTLKETHKDGRPNPLFNEEAAKDTHIQLNR; from the coding sequence GTGCAGAATGCTATTTATGAAGCGAGCACGCTCTCCGCTGCGGCGAAAGAGCGTGTAGTCGCTTATACCAGTTTAAAAGACCAAATCAAACGATTAAAAACATCTTTTCAAGGAATCACTAGCCTAGAAAATGATTTTAAAGGAAAAGGTGCGAATAACATTAAAGCGTTTTATAAAGCGCACATTGAAATTGCCGATCAGTGGCTGAATTTAATTGAAACGCACATTGCGTTCTTTAAAACGGTTCATACAAAGATGGCAGAAGCCCATTTAGCAGGAGAAACGTTTGTTGCGGTGCCTTTTTTAGAACAAAACTTAGATGCGAGCACAAAGCAGGCGAAAAAGATGGTGGCGGATCAGAAGGATGCGCTACAGGGCATTTTTCATCAAATCGACGATATCCTCTCACTGAGCGTATTTTCGAGTGAACAATACGACAAGCATATTGATGACTCCGATACAAAACGACTGCACACCATTGAAGCCGTGGACGAACTTGACCAAGATCTTGTTGGTGATTATGATAAAATGAAGCAGTTCTACGATGTGGTAAACAAAAACATCCAAGCGTTAATCAACGCCACGAAACAAAACGGTAGCGCCTCACCGATGTTTTTTAACTCCAAGTCTTACCATGCGAGCGAAGCCTATCAGCTCACAAAAGGGGCAGACGCTGAGGCTGTGGCGTATGTGAAGGAAAAGAAAGCAGAGCGAAAAGCGCACGCTGACCGTATTAAAGCCAAAAAAGAGGCGGCCCTTGAGAAGAAGCGGTTAGCGGAAGAGGCGAAAAGAAGAGAAGAGTTAGGGTTCTTAGCGCCGTTTGCGGATGCATGGGATGATGTATCAGGTGGTGTGCAGCATGCGGCCCACGCTACAAAGGATACTTGGGACGCAGGTGTGGACAAAGTGAAGAAAGGCACCGAATACGTGGTCGAAACGGCTGAAAAGAGCTGGGACGGATTTTCGGACGGAGCAGGCGATGCGATTGGTGATACGTGGCATGATGCTGTACAGCTCGTGACCCATCCGATTGAAACCGGGAAAAACATCGCAAAAGGTGCTAAAGCGGTCTGGGACGATCCAACAGGAGTCGCAAAAAGCATCGGACAAAGCATCGCGAAGTCATGGAACGAACAAATCGTCCACGGTGATGCCGAAAGTAGAGCGCATGCGCTTTCTTACATCGCCACGAGTGTTGCGATTGGGGTACTGGGTACAAAAGGTGTGGACAAAGTATCCAAAGTATCGAAGCTAGAAAAATTAAGTAAGTTATCTAAGGCTACAAAAAGTCATACGGAAGCGATTGCAAATCGAACGCAAACAAAACTGGAAGCACTTTTAAGGAATCCAAACAGCTTAGAAGATCGACTGGTAGGAGAAGGCTATTGGACGGCCAGTCGTCAAGGGGATAATTTGCCGAGTAACAGAAACGAAACCCCACCTGCAAACAACCGCCGATCTGTCGACCCACCTAAAACACGTATAGTCGTGGAGAAGGTTTCAAAAGCGCAGCTAGAGAGTATGAAAAATAAAAAAGGTGCTCAGTATAAGGTTGATGGGAATCGAAAGATTGAGCGGGTTGAGAGTACTAAGGGTACGGGTAAAGTCGATTTGACTAAAACAACTAACCCTGAAGATTTCTTAGATGAAGTAATGAAGCGACAAGGGCTAGATGAATTACCGGGAAGATTCAAAGAAAAGTGGGTTGATGGTGATTATAAATACGAGATAAGAGCTCACGAAGCTGAAACTCAGTATGGAAAATCGGGAAGTATTTATAGAGTGGGAAGACAGAAGCCTGGTAACGGAACAGAATATATGGATTCCAATGGGAAATGGCACCATGAAAGTACATTAAAGGAAACACATAAAGATGGGCGGCCGAACCCTTTATTTAATGAAGAGGCTGCAAAAGATACGCATATTCAGTTAAATAGATGA
- a CDS encoding DUF2247 family protein, producing MDSILMELTYEYVSKKTGFTWQELKYAIDRNFLPPGTAIEHALTLLSEDTNESSLIFELASLYHDEPVHPFLDELAQLEPHQDVDTIKEKWLYLILDWLFTKKDQYKDPLGLIEQIYADFDYPENIATFVRYMPMDGPDFGSIELNQARLYKNWEKYLDEQCKRFSYAK from the coding sequence ATGGATTCAATACTAATGGAACTTACTTATGAATATGTGTCGAAGAAAACCGGGTTTACCTGGCAGGAATTAAAATATGCTATTGATAGAAACTTTCTTCCACCGGGCACAGCAATTGAACACGCTTTAACATTACTTTCTGAAGATACTAATGAGTCCAGCTTAATATTTGAATTAGCATCTTTATACCATGACGAGCCAGTTCATCCATTTCTAGATGAATTAGCACAGTTAGAACCACATCAAGATGTCGATACCATTAAAGAGAAATGGTTGTATTTAATTCTAGACTGGTTATTTACTAAAAAAGATCAATATAAAGACCCTCTTGGTTTAATAGAGCAAATATATGCTGATTTCGACTATCCAGAAAACATCGCTACTTTTGTAAGATACATGCCTATGGATGGACCTGATTTTGGAAGCATAGAGTTAAATCAAGCACGTTTATATAAAAATTGGGAAAAATATTTAGATGAGCAATGTAAGAGATTTTCATATGCTAAATAA
- a CDS encoding IS110 family transposase, with amino-acid sequence MHEKQKHIYVGVDLHKQHHVAVIINCWQEKLTELTVENKPSAFFTFLLDIDKLMEEGLTPVFGLEDVGGYGRALAQYLTDHGQVVKEVNPALSYPERKSHMTTQKSDSWDAECVARILVNKLDQLPDAKPHDLYWSIQQLVTRRNALVKAQGALKNQLQIQLSHHYPSYKKFFSEVDGKTALAFWERYPSPHCLEGMSLKHLTTFLLEVSNNTCSVKKANEILKLVIEDGNTTKEYQETRNFLVESIVRQILFGKQEIGKVERELKELMSLLDFQLDSMPGIDLVTASALIAEIGDVRRFPNSNKLARFAGIAPVYFGSGGKGKEHKSKQGNRALHALFYNLAVQQVQVAKGSKLPRNPVFYAYYQRKLKEGKTKGQALVCIMRRLVNIIYGMMKYKTVYKLPIVDEKEVV; translated from the coding sequence ATGCATGAAAAACAGAAACACATTTATGTAGGTGTAGATTTGCATAAACAGCATCATGTGGCAGTGATCATAAATTGTTGGCAGGAGAAGTTAACTGAATTAACAGTAGAAAATAAACCATCTGCTTTCTTCACGTTTTTACTAGATATTGATAAACTGATGGAAGAAGGATTGACACCTGTATTTGGCTTAGAAGATGTGGGTGGTTACGGTCGAGCGCTGGCACAATATCTAACGGACCATGGACAAGTTGTAAAAGAAGTAAACCCCGCACTTTCATACCCTGAACGAAAAAGCCATATGACCACACAAAAGAGTGATAGCTGGGATGCAGAATGTGTGGCACGCATATTGGTAAATAAACTAGACCAATTGCCAGACGCTAAACCACATGATTTATATTGGTCGATACAACAATTGGTCACTAGAAGAAATGCATTGGTGAAGGCGCAAGGTGCATTAAAAAACCAACTTCAAATTCAATTGAGTCACCATTACCCTAGCTATAAGAAGTTTTTCTCTGAGGTGGATGGGAAAACAGCTTTAGCATTTTGGGAACGATACCCTTCGCCGCATTGTTTAGAAGGTATGAGTCTAAAACATTTGACCACCTTCTTATTAGAAGTGAGCAATAATACTTGTTCAGTGAAAAAAGCAAATGAAATATTGAAGCTAGTAATAGAAGATGGGAACACAACAAAAGAATATCAGGAAACTCGAAACTTTTTGGTAGAAAGCATTGTGCGCCAGATTTTATTTGGAAAGCAGGAAATAGGCAAGGTGGAAAGAGAATTAAAAGAGTTAATGAGCTTACTAGACTTTCAACTAGACTCCATGCCAGGCATTGACCTTGTGACAGCTTCCGCATTAATTGCAGAGATAGGTGACGTAAGACGTTTTCCAAACTCCAATAAACTAGCACGATTTGCGGGGATTGCGCCTGTTTACTTTGGGTCTGGCGGGAAAGGTAAGGAACACAAAAGCAAACAAGGCAATCGGGCGTTACACGCTTTATTTTACAATTTAGCTGTACAACAAGTGCAAGTGGCAAAGGGCAGTAAACTGCCAAGGAACCCTGTATTTTATGCTTATTACCAACGAAAGCTTAAAGAAGGTAAAACAAAGGGACAAGCATTGGTTTGCATTATGAGAAGGCTTGTGAACATTATTTACGGTATGATGAAGTATAAAACAGTCTATAAATTACCGATAGTCGACGAGAAAGAAGTAGTTTAA
- a CDS encoding HNH endonuclease, which produces MPSNRNETPPANNRRSVDPPKTRTVVEKVSKAQLESLKSKKGAHYKVDGNRKIERVESTKGTGEVSKKSATRTFNSTYEERLAQTPVNNGKWTGERGESTFIHENEKVNEILSQVDKKGIDYSDAVPDFSPVSKGRVEIEGMSIDRDANFKKADELLAEKWGVTPKEVRKWRKQNKYTWHEDNDLKTMDLVPSVINSKFGHLGGVSEAGKAEKN; this is translated from the coding sequence TTGCCGAGTAACAGAAACGAAACCCCACCTGCAAACAACCGCCGATCTGTCGACCCACCTAAAACGCGTACAGTCGTGGAGAAGGTTTCAAAAGCGCAGCTAGAGAGTCTGAAGAGTAAAAAAGGCGCTCATTATAAGGTTGATGGGAATCGAAAGATTGAGCGGGTTGAGAGTACTAAGGGTACGGGTGAAGTTTCGAAGAAGAGTGCAACTAGAACCTTTAATAGTACTTATGAAGAAAGACTTGCACAAACACCAGTAAATAATGGAAAATGGACTGGAGAACGTGGTGAATCTACATTTATTCATGAGAATGAGAAAGTCAATGAAATCCTAAGTCAAGTTGATAAGAAAGGCATTGATTACTCAGATGCTGTCCCTGATTTTTCTCCTGTCTCGAAAGGAAGAGTTGAAATAGAAGGCATGTCTATTGATAGAGATGCTAATTTTAAAAAAGCTGATGAACTGTTAGCTGAAAAATGGGGGGTAACCCCTAAGGAAGTAAGGAAATGGCGTAAGCAAAATAAATATACTTGGCACGAGGATAATGATTTGAAGACTATGGACCTAGTGCCTTCTGTAATAAATAGTAAGTTTGGTCATTTAGGTGGAGTTTCCGAGGCAGGTAAAGCCGAAAAAAACTAA
- a CDS encoding DUF6985 domain-containing protein — METIKHETFGELAYNYGWKRDINITLFGHEKTVTLNIEAEDDAEFEDAQVNAYHKFFNDKERLLNLAEDAILNYYLEVYEDYRQRLGEKFADKMAPIISTKDEIANIVEPKQLIFPMVFDEDVRQVGLLLECTWEPEHGLAVKYEDEEIVEVGFQDIVL, encoded by the coding sequence ATGGAGACAATTAAACATGAAACGTTTGGAGAATTAGCCTATAACTATGGTTGGAAGAGGGATATTAACATTACTTTGTTTGGACATGAAAAGACTGTAACATTAAATATTGAAGCAGAAGATGATGCAGAATTCGAAGATGCACAGGTCAATGCTTATCATAAATTTTTTAATGACAAAGAACGTCTTTTGAACTTGGCTGAGGATGCTATATTGAACTATTATTTAGAAGTTTACGAAGATTACAGACAGCGACTCGGTGAGAAATTCGCTGATAAGATGGCTCCTATCATATCCACAAAGGACGAGATAGCTAATATTGTTGAACCTAAGCAACTGATATTTCCTATGGTCTTTGATGAAGATGTAAGACAAGTTGGTTTGTTACTTGAATGCACGTGGGAACCTGAGCATGGTCTTGCGGTAAAATATGAGGATGAAGAAATAGTCGAGGTTGGTTTTCAAGATATTGTTTTATAA
- the imm47 gene encoding Imm47 family immunity protein, whose product MKVGGFMGETRNLMNSIWFGKKTILAKSEIKEKILKSLTETEVLFNLIELFKTGDFTQKPLLVQLMNQTKDEAVLNLCIRVFLSVATHEDLRDSNNLRFLSEVTEETVDTFASAATTSLSLEVIPYLLALLEEWEEFSDTATIIRDSIDSFINFEDQIGEDATIDEIGNFYFKYCQEKDTNSYYFQQNLAFPGDLAKKLIQRVMIAANNEEQLKMELIPSLLSIWTGKRVPADYNTIISASNYKDFIDYINELSSENWEKGQKYFYGYKL is encoded by the coding sequence ATGAAAGTAGGTGGATTTATGGGAGAAACGAGAAATCTTATGAATAGTATATGGTTTGGAAAAAAAACAATTTTAGCTAAATCAGAAATAAAAGAAAAAATTTTAAAATCTTTAACAGAAACGGAAGTTTTATTTAACTTAATAGAATTATTTAAAACGGGGGATTTTACTCAAAAACCACTATTAGTTCAATTAATGAATCAGACTAAAGATGAAGCGGTTCTGAATTTATGTATTAGAGTATTTTTATCTGTCGCAACACATGAAGACTTAAGGGATTCAAATAATCTCCGTTTTCTTAGTGAGGTAACTGAAGAAACAGTAGACACTTTTGCATCAGCAGCCACAACCTCACTTTCTCTTGAGGTAATTCCATATTTATTGGCTTTACTTGAAGAGTGGGAGGAATTCAGTGATACAGCTACTATTATAAGAGACTCTATTGATTCCTTTATTAATTTTGAAGATCAAATTGGTGAAGATGCAACTATAGATGAAATTGGAAATTTTTATTTTAAGTATTGTCAGGAGAAGGATACAAATAGTTATTATTTTCAACAGAATTTAGCTTTTCCTGGAGACTTAGCTAAAAAATTGATTCAGCGGGTTATGATTGCTGCTAATAATGAGGAGCAATTAAAAATGGAATTAATACCATCTTTATTATCAATTTGGACTGGTAAAAGAGTACCTGCTGATTACAACACTATTATTAGTGCAAGTAATTATAAAGATTTTATTGACTATATAAACGAACTTTCAAGTGAAAACTGGGAAAAGGGACAAAAATATTTTTACGGATATAAGCTTTAA
- a CDS encoding DUF3969 family protein, with the protein MELNISISGKEESERLVSIIQLGLLSVLEKEIISIEEAEGYLFNPFTVSKLERYGLSKEVIDIIKEGCELEDIQSLMPEKLLSNIIRLKEQILSNIAVMPSPVLPTEKIIK; encoded by the coding sequence GTGGAATTAAATATTAGTATTTCAGGGAAAGAAGAAAGTGAAAGGTTAGTTTCAATAATTCAGTTAGGATTATTATCTGTTTTAGAAAAAGAAATAATAAGTATCGAAGAAGCTGAAGGGTATTTATTTAACCCGTTCACTGTTAGCAAACTTGAAAGGTATGGTTTAAGTAAAGAAGTTATAGATATAATAAAGGAAGGTTGTGAATTAGAAGATATACAGAGTTTAATGCCTGAAAAATTACTATCAAATATTATTAGGTTAAAAGAACAAATACTAAGTAACATTGCTGTTATGCCAAGCCCAGTACTACCAACAGAGAAAATTATTAAATAG
- a CDS encoding deaminase domain-containing protein, with the protein MSTANVAVAEVSILGIKKEFQVHSQIHSSDSLGSNVGDFSYSKTDRLLETYVDDEFPRFNDTEAKILEDIASQIKDPNTKGRIDLFTDLAACQSCTNLIMEFRRKYPNIELNVYSENMR; encoded by the coding sequence ATGAGTACTGCGAATGTTGCGGTAGCAGAAGTGAGTATTTTAGGTATAAAAAAAGAATTCCAAGTACACAGTCAGATTCATTCTTCTGATAGTCTAGGTAGTAATGTTGGAGATTTTAGTTATTCCAAAACAGACAGATTATTGGAAACGTATGTTGATGATGAGTTTCCGCGATTCAATGACACAGAGGCTAAGATTCTTGAGGATATTGCTTCTCAAATAAAAGATCCTAATACGAAAGGTCGAATAGATTTGTTTACAGATTTAGCTGCATGTCAAAGTTGTACAAATTTAATTATGGAATTCAGGAGAAAGTATCCAAATATAGAATTAAATGTTTATTCTGAAAATATGAGATAA
- a CDS encoding helix-turn-helix domain-containing protein — MPISIKLKEILKERDLSQRELVRMTALRPNTISHLCSDNINRVYLSTLETVCKVLNIDIQELIEVE; from the coding sequence ATGCCTATTTCAATCAAACTGAAGGAAATTCTTAAAGAACGCGACCTCTCACAACGTGAACTAGTACGAATGACAGCTTTAAGACCAAATACAATAAGCCATCTTTGTTCAGACAATATTAACAGGGTTTATCTGTCTACTTTAGAAACGGTATGTAAAGTGTTAAACATCGACATTCAGGAGTTAATTGAGGTGGAGTAA
- a CDS encoding DUF6985 domain-containing protein, whose product MKINDAVFGELEYDLLWSKDTSIVFLGHEVEIALMVKGAEDGKFDKEQYAAYTSLMQNWEQLQQSLLQSILDYYKQERQDLGYDIEVNENYPLVETTNEISEMISLDGIVVPYVGSFEGRDIGLTFNCTWDIENGLGIRLLNEKVAEVGYQDVAI is encoded by the coding sequence ATGAAAATAAATGATGCGGTTTTTGGTGAGCTTGAATATGATTTGCTTTGGTCTAAGGATACTAGCATTGTCTTTTTAGGCCATGAAGTTGAGATAGCGCTAATGGTAAAAGGTGCTGAGGATGGTAAGTTTGATAAGGAACAATATGCAGCATATACTTCACTTATGCAAAATTGGGAACAGTTACAACAAAGCCTTTTGCAATCCATATTAGACTACTACAAACAAGAGCGTCAGGATCTAGGTTATGATATTGAAGTAAATGAAAACTATCCATTAGTTGAAACAACTAATGAAATATCAGAGATGATAAGTTTAGATGGAATAGTTGTTCCCTATGTAGGTTCTTTTGAAGGTCGAGATATTGGACTTACATTTAATTGTACATGGGATATAGAAAATGGGCTAGGGATTCGTTTATTAAATGAAAAAGTAGCTGAAGTAGGTTACCAGGATGTTGCAATTTAA
- a CDS encoding YxiF family protein encodes MEAVLVNVNEVFSYLNEIMELTKFLVGYGDFILVAEDEIQPGGKKSGPATILTDPTNTGTKFRIHATPGEGTLYFRVQNNGGNYLNQTSGFPSNATKKELGTREKMVEMLKLLGEEAASMK; translated from the coding sequence ATAGAAGCAGTATTGGTTAATGTTAATGAAGTATTTAGTTACTTAAATGAAATCATGGAGTTAACAAAGTTTTTAGTTGGATATGGAGATTTTATTCTAGTTGCAGAAGATGAAATTCAGCCGGGTGGTAAAAAGAGTGGGCCTGCCACGATACTTACAGATCCTACTAATACGGGAACGAAATTTCGTATTCATGCAACACCAGGAGAAGGTACACTGTATTTCAGGGTGCAAAATAATGGTGGAAACTATTTAAACCAAACGAGTGGTTTCCCTTCAAATGCGACTAAAAAAGAATTAGGAACTCGTGAAAAAATGGTTGAAATGCTTAAACTACTAGGTGAAGAAGCAGCATCAATGAAATAA
- a CDS encoding ankyrin repeat domain-containing protein, which yields MDNKEKVIKIYDLIKNGDIEQAKEIIITNKSLLNFVTPFGTWLHVATRAGELDMIKFLVKSGMDININEGVPKSAPIAHAASEGEINIVEYLFDKGAILDVGDPNRNPLFSAIYGGHLDVVKYLIQNGIDITVKYTGDTMKDMGAYEFAIERGQVEIAEYLKQKMDEKE from the coding sequence ATGGATAATAAGGAAAAAGTAATAAAAATCTATGATTTAATTAAGAATGGTGATATAGAACAAGCAAAAGAGATAATTATTACTAACAAAAGTTTACTTAATTTTGTAACACCTTTTGGAACGTGGCTACATGTTGCGACTAGAGCTGGTGAACTGGATATGATAAAATTTCTAGTTAAATCTGGTATGGATATTAACATAAACGAAGGTGTACCAAAGTCAGCGCCTATTGCACATGCGGCTAGTGAAGGTGAAATTAATATTGTAGAGTACTTATTTGATAAGGGTGCAATATTAGATGTTGGTGACCCGAATAGGAATCCTTTATTCTCAGCGATTTATGGTGGGCATCTTGATGTTGTAAAGTATCTTATTCAGAATGGTATTGACATTACTGTTAAGTATACAGGAGATACTATGAAAGATATGGGAGCTTATGAATTTGCTATTGAAAGAGGACAAGTAGAAATTGCTGAATATTTGAAGCAGAAGATGGATGAAAAAGAATAA
- a CDS encoding HNH endonuclease — protein MNYRQRKQIRLEAIEKGLILDVPFEDGTKYHNFSKVKGVIEKIDYLPEEFWRGTDREQFNWVDSRIEGGRPKGMTWHHSEIDGKMELVPFGIHNIINRKDGRSSRHWAHIGKRRGGINNENR, from the coding sequence TTGAATTATAGACAAAGAAAACAGATTAGATTAGAAGCTATAGAGAAAGGTTTAATATTAGATGTTCCGTTTGAAGATGGAACAAAATACCATAATTTTTCTAAAGTGAAGGGAGTAATAGAAAAGATTGACTATCTACCAGAGGAATTTTGGAGGGGGACGGATAGAGAACAGTTTAATTGGGTAGATAGTAGAATTGAAGGCGGAAGGCCTAAGGGAATGACGTGGCATCATTCTGAAATTGATGGAAAGATGGAGTTGGTTCCATTTGGTATTCACAATATTATAAATCGTAAAGATGGACGAAGCTCTCGACATTGGGCACATATAGGTAAGAGACGGGGAGGAATTAATAATGAGAATAGATGA
- a CDS encoding SMI1/KNR4 family protein, whose amino-acid sequence MRIDEKTSIKPFPSDERIAWFEQSYSIKLPQSYIDFLKRYNGSTPITNVLKFDRQEYVIERFLCLLDNPKEHLEDGWYDLTSVLTQLDGRLIDDEELIGMNVIPIAAMFAGDFICLDFRNSVDPEIVIWDHEESEELEPVTTVVASDFEEFLAMLS is encoded by the coding sequence ATGAGAATAGATGAAAAAACTAGTATTAAACCTTTTCCGAGTGATGAAAGAATAGCTTGGTTCGAACAATCATATAGTATTAAATTACCACAGTCATATATTGATTTTTTAAAAAGGTATAATGGGTCTACACCTATTACTAATGTATTGAAGTTTGATAGGCAGGAATATGTAATAGAAAGGTTTTTATGTTTATTGGATAATCCCAAAGAACATTTAGAAGATGGATGGTATGACTTAACATCTGTTTTAACGCAATTAGATGGTAGGCTTATTGATGATGAAGAATTAATTGGTATGAATGTTATACCAATAGCTGCTATGTTTGCTGGGGATTTTATTTGTTTAGATTTTAGAAATAGTGTGGATCCTGAAATTGTTATCTGGGATCATGAAGAATCGGAAGAATTAGAGCCAGTAACGACAGTGGTTGCGAGTGATTTTGAAGAATTTCTAGCTATGTTATCATGA